A window from Pseudanabaena sp. FACHB-2040 encodes these proteins:
- a CDS encoding RidA family protein, which produces MNKPEFFVTPGYGEYMLNNFHYSQAVKIGDRVEISGQGGWDDNLQIPESLADEIAQAFRNIERTLATAGAGWEHVVHVNSYHVGGLPPEVNEVMVELYRHYMPNHAPIWTQVGVAALGLPTMRIEIRVTAIVP; this is translated from the coding sequence ATGAATAAGCCCGAGTTTTTTGTCACCCCTGGTTATGGGGAATACATGCTGAATAACTTCCATTACTCCCAAGCGGTAAAAATTGGCGATCGCGTGGAGATATCCGGTCAAGGTGGCTGGGATGACAATCTGCAAATTCCCGAATCGCTCGCGGACGAGATCGCTCAAGCGTTTCGGAACATAGAGCGAACTTTGGCAACTGCCGGGGCGGGCTGGGAGCATGTTGTTCACGTCAATTCTTACCATGTTGGTGGGTTGCCCCCAGAAGTTAATGAGGTGATGGTCGAGCTATATCGCCATTACATGCCCAACCATGCCCCCATTTGGACACAGGTAGGAGTCGCGGCGCTTGGGCTGCCAACGATGCGGATTGAAATCCGCGTTACTGCAATTGTTCCGTGA
- a CDS encoding nuclear transport factor 2 family protein: MSNNNKATLEAANAANAAGNYEGFLSFCTDDTKWTFVGDRTLNGKEAVRQYMAETYIEPPKFTVTNLIAEGDFVTAVGDITLKDADGKADHYSYCDVWRFRGGKMVELRAFVIKTE; encoded by the coding sequence ATGTCAAACAACAACAAAGCCACGTTAGAAGCGGCAAATGCGGCGAACGCTGCTGGCAACTATGAAGGATTCTTGTCGTTCTGCACTGACGACACGAAATGGACATTCGTAGGGGACAGGACCCTTAACGGAAAAGAAGCTGTTCGCCAATATATGGCAGAGACATACATAGAGCCGCCAAAGTTTACGGTCACCAACTTAATCGCTGAGGGCGATTTTGTCACGGCAGTTGGCGACATCACACTAAAGGACGCAGACGGGAAGGCGGATCATTACTCGTACTGCGATGTCTGGCGCTTTCGCGGCGGCAAGATGGTCGAATTAAGGGCTTTTGTGATCAAGACCGAGTGA